Proteins encoded in a region of the Candidatus Nanosynbacter sp. HMT-352 genome:
- a CDS encoding DedA family protein: MESFIHLITSFGVFAILLVVFAESGLLIGFVLPGDSLLFTAGYMVQQNILHIDIHIFALLVFAAAVLGDSVGYSFGHKVGRKLFEKENSRFFKKKYLEQTEKFYDKHGSATIVLARFVPIVRTFAPIVAGASKMHYKTFLTFNLIGGFIWSSAFVYLGFYAGEFLTKAGVNIEVAAILIIFLSVSPMVIHALKQPNTRALLRRQLSVLLSKTKRKK, translated from the coding sequence ATGGAATCCTTTATTCACTTGATAACCAGCTTCGGTGTATTCGCAATTTTATTAGTAGTTTTCGCAGAATCTGGCTTATTAATCGGCTTCGTCCTACCTGGCGACAGTCTGCTTTTCACTGCTGGATATATGGTTCAGCAGAATATCCTACACATTGATATTCACATTTTTGCACTTTTGGTTTTTGCAGCGGCAGTGCTGGGCGACAGTGTTGGCTATAGCTTTGGACACAAAGTGGGGCGTAAATTGTTTGAAAAAGAAAATTCCCGATTCTTCAAGAAAAAATATTTGGAGCAAACAGAAAAGTTTTACGACAAGCACGGCTCAGCGACAATCGTCCTGGCTCGGTTTGTACCAATTGTAAGAACCTTCGCCCCAATCGTTGCCGGCGCCAGTAAAATGCACTATAAAACATTCTTAACTTTCAATCTTATCGGTGGATTTATTTGGTCATCAGCCTTTGTTTATCTAGGTTTCTACGCTGGCGAGTTTTTGACCAAAGCGGGCGTAAATATTGAAGTTGCAGCGATTCTCATCATCTTCTTGTCTGTCTCGCCAATGGTTATTCATGCTTTGAAACAACCAAATACTCGCGCTTTATTAAGAAGACAATTGTCGGTTCTCCTCTCGAAAACCAAGCGTAAAAAATAA